The Funiculus sociatus GB2-C1 genome segment GCGGTTCCTACCTTTTACCGAACTATAACCAGTGGGTGGGTCATCGTCTCCAAAAAATTCTCACCCAGCGGGAAATTCAATTGCATTTGTCGGAAAAGGTGTGCGAGGTTGAACCGCACAAGGTTATCTGCGAATCGAATCTTGTGATAGAGTGCGATCGCATTTTCTGGGTGACACAAGCATCCGCACCCACTTGGCTACAAGCATCCGGACTAGCTACCGATACCAAAGGCTTTATCGGTGTAGGGGACACATTACAATCAGTTTCTCATCCCCAAGTATTTGCCGCTGGTGATATTGCGGCGATGGTTAATCATCCCCGTCCCAAGGCGGGAGTATTTGCAGTGCGTCAGGGAAAGCCACTATTTAACAACCTGCGGCAAACATTACTAGGAAAACCACTCAAACCGTACAAGCCGCAGAAACAATATCTTAGTTTAATTGGTACAGGGGATAAGAGCGCGATCGCTTCCTGGGGAAATTTCGGCTGCCAATCTCCCCTACTATGGCACTGGAAAGACCGCATCGACCGCCAATTTATGGCACGTTTCCACAACTTGCCAGAAATGTCAGCCGTCACCCCATCCAAAATCCCCAATCCAAAATCAGGCGATGTTTTGGGAAGAATCAATTTCCCCAAAAATCGCTTCAAAATCCCCAATCCCCCAATGCGTTGTGCTGGTTGCGGTTCTAAAATCGGCAGTACCACACTCGAAAGAGTCCTGCATCGTATCAAATTAGAACAACCTGAATCCGCTAATAGAGAAGATATTCTAATTGGACTTGATGCACCAGATGATGCCGCCGTAGTCCGTGTGCCAGCGGATCAGGTTATGGTTCATACCTTAGACTATTTCCGCAGCTTAATTAATGATCCGTTTATCTTTGCTCAAATTAGCGCCAATCATTGCTTAAGCGATATTTTTGCAATGGGTGCTACTCCCCAGAGTGCATTAGCAATTGTCACCATTCCCTACGCCTGGGAGAAAAAGCAGGAGGAAACGCTTTATCAACTGTTATCAGGTGCCGCTAAAGTGTTGCATCAATCCCAGACACCTCTCGTAGGTGGACACACAACGGAAGGTGCAGAACTTATCTTTGGGTTATCCTGTAACGGCTTAGCCTATCCTAATCAGCTGCTGCGAAAAGGCGGTATGAAGCCAGGCCAGGTGCTAATTTTAACCAAACCACTAGGAACTGGTACTATATTTGCCGCTGATATGCGCCTGAGAGCAAAAGGACGCTGGATTGATGGTGCTGTTGCATCAATGTTGCTATCAAATCAAGCAGCAGCCAACTGCTTATTGAAATATGGAACTACTGCCTGTACCGATGTTACAGGCTTTGGACTGTTGGGGCATTTGCTGGAAATGATCCAAGCATCTCAGGTAGCGGTGGAGTTAGATTTAGAAGCCATTCCAGTTCTAGAAGGTGCTTTAGAAACCCTGCAAATGGGAATTGTCAGTTCTTTGCATCCTCAGAATTTACGAGCATCCCGCCAAATTAGCAATTTATCACAAGTGCGCGATCGCTTTAACTACCCTCTCCTGTTCGATCCCCAAACCTCCGGCGGACTCTTAGCTGCTATCCCAGATGAACGCGCTGGTGCTTGTGTCGCCTCACTCAAAACCTTGGGATATACCCAAAGCCGGATAATT includes the following:
- the selD gene encoding selenide, water dikinase SelD, which codes for MQVTSPIFKDLVLVGGGHSHAIALKMFAMKPLPGVRLTLISEVSHTPYSGMLPGHVAGLYDYDESHIDLRRLAQFAQAQVYIDRVIGLDLDNNKVICFNRPDVAFDLLSINIGSTPTIISVPGAAEYAIPAKPVPKLLSAWNQLLKDVAANPEKPIKIAIVGGGAGGVELALAMHSRLDKFSKQNPEIHLFHSGSYLLPNYNQWVGHRLQKILTQREIQLHLSEKVCEVEPHKVICESNLVIECDRIFWVTQASAPTWLQASGLATDTKGFIGVGDTLQSVSHPQVFAAGDIAAMVNHPRPKAGVFAVRQGKPLFNNLRQTLLGKPLKPYKPQKQYLSLIGTGDKSAIASWGNFGCQSPLLWHWKDRIDRQFMARFHNLPEMSAVTPSKIPNPKSGDVLGRINFPKNRFKIPNPPMRCAGCGSKIGSTTLERVLHRIKLEQPESANREDILIGLDAPDDAAVVRVPADQVMVHTLDYFRSLINDPFIFAQISANHCLSDIFAMGATPQSALAIVTIPYAWEKKQEETLYQLLSGAAKVLHQSQTPLVGGHTTEGAELIFGLSCNGLAYPNQLLRKGGMKPGQVLILTKPLGTGTIFAADMRLRAKGRWIDGAVASMLLSNQAAANCLLKYGTTACTDVTGFGLLGHLLEMIQASQVAVELDLEAIPVLEGALETLQMGIVSSLHPQNLRASRQISNLSQVRDRFNYPLLFDPQTSGGLLAAIPDERAGACVASLKTLGYTQSRIIGRVTLPNQGIKPISLIV